DNA from Desulfovibrio porci:
GCTGGAAAAAACCATTACCCTGAATCGCTGCATCCGCAGCCCGGAACATATCATGTCGCTGGAACCGCAGGAAGCTGAGGATTTTGTGCGAACCATCCGTGAGGTGGAAATTGCCCTCGGCAATCCCCGGCGCATTATGACGCCGGAGGAACGCGCCCAACCACCAGTAGTGCGACGCAGTGTTGTGGCCGCACGAGATATTATTGCAGGAGAAACACTGACGCAGGATATGCTCGATTACGCCCGCCCCGGAGACGGACTGCCGGCCCATCTTGACTATCTTGTACTCGGCAAGCGATCCCGCAGGGCATACAGACAGGGCGAGAAGCTGTTCCCCTCTGATGTCGCCTAACGCCGTGCTCCTCATCCGCGCTGACGCCGCCCCTCACATGGGAACCGGACATGTCATGCGCTGTCTTGCGCTGGCTCAGGCTGCCCGCAGGGAAGGACTGGACGTGCACATGATCTGCCGTCTTGGTGTCGACTGGCTACGAGAGCGTCTAGCACGAGAGGATATTCCCCTGCACTGTCTGCCGGATATGCCGCCTGTGGCAGAGGCTCCCGACAGTCTGCTGCGACAGCTTCAGGCGGCCAGTCTGCCGGTTCCGGGAACTGCGGCTGCTCCTATCTGGGTTGTCCTGGACGGCTATCACTTCGACACAGCCTGCCAGCTGGCCGTCATGCGGGCAGGCTATCGACTGCTGGTCATCGACGACTATGCGCATCTGCCTGAATACCATTGTGATGTGCTGCTGAACCAGAATATCAGTGCAGAGCTGCTGACGTATCAGGGCAATATTGGCCGCAAATTGCTTGGGCTGGATTATGTGCTCTTACGACAAGAATTCCGGGATGCTCACAAAAGGGCGCAAATGCGTATCAGGCCCCAGCGGCCGCTAAACATCCTTGTGACGCTGGGGGGCGGCAATTTTATTGAATATCTGGAAAAAATCGCCGCCGAGATGACCCTGCCGGAGATGACAGGCCACTCCGTTCGCATCATTCAGGGTGCCATGAACACGGAACGTATTCGCGCAGCCTTTGCCCGCGGCCCGGCCCGGCTGGAAGTTCTGCCGCGCGTGGACGACATGCCGTCCCTGCTGCTGGACACGGATTTGTGCATCACGGCAGGCGGCTCCACCTGTTGGGAACTGTGCTGTCTGGGCGTACCTTTTCTGACTATATTGGGCGCGGAGAATCAGCGCCACATATGCTATTGGCTGGCTGAAAAAGGCTATGCGCCGCGCTTTTCAAGAGTTGCCTTTATGGCTATGCTCACGGATGCACAGTATTGCCGCCACATGGTTGCCCGACTGGACCAATTGGTGGACGCACAGGGAGCTGCCCGTGTTCTGGCACCATGTAAGCAACTCAAGGCATAGAGCCGATATTCTGAGGACGCGTAGATGAATGTTCTTTTTCTTGGTCCCGCCTGCCCTCGCATTGAAGCTCACCTGTATGAGTTGGGGCATACTGTGATTCGGCGGGAAGAACCGTTGGATATGGCTTTTTTACAGACGTACCATTTTGATTTTGGCATCAGCTACCGCTATCAATATATTCTTACACAGGCTATGCTGGACTATCTGCACGACCGTGTCATCAACCTGCATATTTCCCTGCTGCCGTGGAATCGGGGTAACGACCCCAATCTTTGGAGCTTTCTTGAGGATACGCCCAAGGGGGTTACCATTCATAAAATGGATGCCGGTCTGGATACCGGGGATATTTTATTACAGCGGGAAGTACTTTTTAACCCGGCTGTGGAAACACTTAAAACAACGCATGCTGCGCTTTCCGCCACCTTGGAAGAGCTTTTTCTGGATAATGCCGAGGCTCTGCTGGCGGGAACACTCCCCGCAAAAAAACAGCCTGCCGGAGGTACCTGTCACCGTTACCGGGACAAAGCGGCTTTTCTGGACCTGATTGAAGAACTGTGGTGGGATACTCCGGTGCGGCCACTCATAGGAGCAGCCAAGAGAGAGAGAGAGAGAGAGAGAGAGAGAGAGAGAGAGAGAGAGAGAGAGAGAGAGCTTGACCCTGCGTCGCGTGCGGGATGACGCACATCGCCTTCATTTTCGCTCTTGTCAATGATCCTGGCGTGCGAAGCATATCTTTCCATAGTGAAAAAATTTCTTGGAAAACGCATCTTGCTTGGTTTGACAGACAAATTCATGAAAACAATCCTTTCTATATTGTCAGTTTTGATGATAAACCTTGTGGCTATGTGCGTATGCAACGTGACCCGCAGCTGCCGAAATATGAATATATCCTTACTATCGCTGTGACAGCGGGACATAGAAAGAAGGGAATTGCAACGGCGGCATTGCGCGCAGCTTGCAAACAGGCTCTGGCCGAACAATCTGTCCGAAAAATATGGGCAATGGTAAAAAAAGACAACATTGCTTCGCACAGGCTTTTTATCAAAACCTTTCGGAAAGAAGCAGGCACACAAATCGTTAACGGGCATGCCGCTACCTGTTTTGTTTATCCTGACTATCTGGAATAGCGAAAATGTTCAGTACCGCGCGTAACACTCTTGTTGTGGCCGCCCACCCTGATGACGAAATGCTGGGTTGCGGCGGTACATTGGCCAGGCTTTCCGCACAGGGTGCGCACATCACTATTCTTTTGCTTGGCGAAGGCCCGCTGGCCCGCGGCACGGAAGCAGCCGACGCCCGCGCAAACGCTCGACTGTCGGCGCAACGAGCGGCCAGTGTTCTGGGCGTGGGGACAGCAGACGTGCATTTTGCCTCCTTACCGGACAATCGTTTCGACACGGTTTCCCTGCTGGATATCATACAGCGTATTGAATCCCTTGCGGGGCGGGTGCAACCTGATCTTGTCCTTACCCACCATGCCGGAGACATGAATCAGGATCACCGATTGACTCATCAGGCGGTTATGACCGCTTTTCGGCCTTTGCCCGACAGTAATCCGTTAAGCATTCTTGGCTTTGAAGTGCTTTCCAGCACGGAGTACACTCCGCCACAGACGGCTCCCCCCTTCTGCCCCAATGTCTTTGTGGATATTTCGGTTACGCTTGAAAAAAAATGCCTCGCCCTACAGGAGTATGCATCGGAAATGCGCCCCTGGCCTCACCCGCGCAGCATAGAGGCCGTCAAACATCTGGCTGCCCTCAGAGGATGTTTTTGTGGCTGCGAGGCGGCGGAAGCCTTCATTCTCTACAGGACATTGCTATGAAAGCAGGCTGTGTTATTGCCGGTTCACGCCCTTGGTGCCGGCACCTGGCGGAAGCTGTCCAGAACAAAACAGGCATTCCTTGTCGCCTGATACAGGCACAGCAGGAGCTGACGCTTGAATTACTGGAAAGTCTCTCCCCACGCTACATTTTTTTCCCGCACTGGTCGTGGATTATTCCCGAAACCATATGGAAACGTTTCGAGTGCGTGATTTTTCATATGACGGATCTGCCTTATGGACGCGGGGGCAGCCCCTTGCAAAATCTCATAATACGAGGGTATCAGGAAACAAAGATAAGTGCTTTTCGCTGTAGCGAAGGTATTGATACTGGCCCCATCTATCTGAAGCGTCCGCTTTCTTTACTGGGAACTGCTGAAGAAA
Protein-coding regions in this window:
- the pseG gene encoding UDP-2,4-diacetamido-2,4,6-trideoxy-beta-L-altropyranose hydrolase; amino-acid sequence: MSPNAVLLIRADAAPHMGTGHVMRCLALAQAARREGLDVHMICRLGVDWLRERLAREDIPLHCLPDMPPVAEAPDSLLRQLQAASLPVPGTAAAPIWVVLDGYHFDTACQLAVMRAGYRLLVIDDYAHLPEYHCDVLLNQNISAELLTYQGNIGRKLLGLDYVLLRQEFRDAHKRAQMRIRPQRPLNILVTLGGGNFIEYLEKIAAEMTLPEMTGHSVRIIQGAMNTERIRAAFARGPARLEVLPRVDDMPSLLLDTDLCITAGGSTCWELCCLGVPFLTILGAENQRHICYWLAEKGYAPRFSRVAFMAMLTDAQYCRHMVARLDQLVDAQGAARVLAPCKQLKA
- a CDS encoding formyltransferase family protein; its protein translation is MNVLFLGPACPRIEAHLYELGHTVIRREEPLDMAFLQTYHFDFGISYRYQYILTQAMLDYLHDRVINLHISLLPWNRGNDPNLWSFLEDTPKGVTIHKMDAGLDTGDILLQREVLFNPAVETLKTTHAALSATLEELFLDNAEALLAGTLPAKKQPAGGTCHRYRDKAAFLDLIEELWWDTPVRPLIGAAKRERERERERERERERERELDPASRAG
- a CDS encoding PIG-L deacetylase family protein, translating into MFSTARNTLVVAAHPDDEMLGCGGTLARLSAQGAHITILLLGEGPLARGTEAADARANARLSAQRAASVLGVGTADVHFASLPDNRFDTVSLLDIIQRIESLAGRVQPDLVLTHHAGDMNQDHRLTHQAVMTAFRPLPDSNPLSILGFEVLSSTEYTPPQTAPPFCPNVFVDISVTLEKKCLALQEYASEMRPWPHPRSIEAVKHLAALRGCFCGCEAAEAFILYRTLL
- a CDS encoding formyltransferase family protein; this translates as MKAGCVIAGSRPWCRHLAEAVQNKTGIPCRLIQAQQELTLELLESLSPRYIFFPHWSWIIPETIWKRFECVIFHMTDLPYGRGGSPLQNLIIRGYQETKISAFRCSEGIDTGPIYLKRPLSLLGTAEEIYIRANAIIQEMIIEILNTYPASTPQYGEVTIFKRRKPEESNLDGVQTLEELFDKIRMLDADGYPPAFWDVGKFRLHLTRASRKTDKLLADVCITLRDERNV
- a CDS encoding GNAT family N-acetyltransferase; this encodes MTHIAFIFALVNDPGVRSISFHSEKISWKTHLAWFDRQIHENNPFYIVSFDDKPCGYVRMQRDPQLPKYEYILTIAVTAGHRKKGIATAALRAACKQALAEQSVRKIWAMVKKDNIASHRLFIKTFRKEAGTQIVNGHAATCFVYPDYLE